A part of Hemicordylus capensis ecotype Gifberg chromosome 16, rHemCap1.1.pri, whole genome shotgun sequence genomic DNA contains:
- the LOC128338424 gene encoding probable glutamate receptor has translation MDKALWVTLRVFAAFLLLGEPNWTGAAENGDSMSMDADLLGAGGKDMPMVYVTTILEDPYVMARDTELEGYCIDLLEKLSEMLHFRYKVGVVKDGKYGALSPNGNWSGMIGEVVRKEADLAVAPLTITSVREDAVDFTQPFLHMGIGILLEKDSASEDASLFHFLSPFSKETWVGVLVAYLLSSLCLFLAARMSPCEWDGNEDTHFTFLNSLWFGAGALTLQGAVPRPKSLSVRLISAIWWLFSIVLLAAYIAGFSFVLESGSEQLSIQNFEDLVKQRQLEFGTMEGSSTLQYFKNSKNPIQQLVYDSMNKKKDTVLAKNYQEAIQRVLDSNYAFIGESVSQDLAVARHCNLVRSPEVLGARGFGIATPKGSPWTNQLSVAILKLGESGDLDYLRSKWWESRCSQEDHDRWTPLKPQALGGIFLILALGLALGMVIAMVELSKKSRHTAEQEKKSCCAVFTEELSQRFRTRGNPKPEHAGKPKP, from the exons ATGGACAAAGCTCTCTGGGTTACCTTGCGAGTCTTCGCTGCCTTCCTTTTGCTCGGGGAACCAAACTGGACAG GTGCTGCAGAGAATGGAGATTCCATGAGCATG GATGCCGATTTGCTTGGAGCAGGCGGCAAGGACATGCCCATGGTTTATGTCACAACCATCTTG GAAGATCCCTACGTGATGGCCAGAGACACCGAACTCGAGGGCTACTGCATTGACCTGCTGGAGAAGCTCTCAGAAATGCTGCACTTCCGGTACAAGGTGGGCGTCGTCAAGGACGggaaatatggagccctgagccCCAACGGGAATTGGTCGGGGATGATCGGCGAGGTTGTGAGAAAG GAAGCGGACCTTGCCGTCGCCCCGTTGACCATTACGTCGGTAAGAGAAGACGCCGTCGACTTCACCCAGCCCTTCCTGCACATGGGCATCGGCATCTTGCTGGAGAAGGACTCGGCCTCCGAGGACGCCTCCCTCTTCCACTTCCTGTCCCCCTTCAGCAAGGAGACCTGGGTGGGCGTCCTCGTGGCCTACCTGCTTTCCAGCCTCTGCTTGTTCCTGGCCGCCAG AATGAGTCCCTGCGAGTGGGACGGAAATGAAGACACCCATTTCACATTCCTGAACAGTCTCTGGTTTGGAGCTGGGGCTCTCACTCTGCAAG GCGCGGTGCCTCGGCCGAAGTCTCTCTCCGTACGGCTCATTTCCGCCATCTGGTGGCTGTTCAGTATCGTGCTGCTCGCGGCGTACATCGCTGGCTTCAGCTTTGTGCTGGAGTCTGGCTCGGAGCAACTGTCCATCCAGAACTTCGAAGACCTggtgaagcagaggcagctggagTTTGGGACCATGGAGGGCTCCTCCACCCTCCAGTACTTCAAG AACTCCAAGAACCCCATCCAGCAGCTGGTCTACGACTCCATGAACAAGAAGAAGGACACCGTGCTGGCCAAGAACTACCAGGAGGCCATCCAGCGGGTGCTGGATTCCAACTACGCTTTCATCGGCGAATCTGTCTCTCAGGACCTGGCAGTCGCCAGGCACTGTAACCTGGTCCGGTCCCCAGAAGTCCTCGGGGCCAGGGGGTTTGGCATCGCCACACCAAAAG GGTCCCCCTGGACTAACCAGTTGTCCGTTGCGATCCTGAAACTCGGTGAATCCGGCGACCTCGACTACCTCCGCAGCAAGTGGTGGGAAAGCCGCTGTTCCCAGGAAGATCACGACCGGTGGACCCCACTGAAGCCCCAAGCCCTGGGCGGCATCTTCCTTATCCTCGCCTTGGGCCTCGCCTTGGGGATGGTGATTGCCATGGTGGAACTATCCAAAAAAAGCCGACACACTGCCGAACAGGAGAAG AAATCCTGCTGCGCTGTTTTCACGGAGGAGCTGAGCCAACGCTTTCGAACGAGGGGGAACCCCAAGCCGGAGCACGCGGGGAAGCCGAAGCCATGA